The Elaeis guineensis isolate ETL-2024a chromosome 5, EG11, whole genome shotgun sequence DNA segment CTGAAAATTTGTAGTTAACAATGTGGTGGCCCTCCTCCTAAGTCAAAGGTTCCTTGCTCTTTAACAAACCATGTGCATTTGTGCTTAATTTCCACCTACAAGCAACTTTGAATGCTTACCTCCTAACATTTAAGCCCTGTTCGGTTGTTATCAATACAGAATACCATTTGCAAGTTTGCTGTCTAACTTCAAGCCACATTTTTCCAGaggcaaaatcaaaatcaaacacCATTGAGACCTCTATTTTTGTTGTTTAAATTGGATAAATCAAGATGAAGCTGGAATAACTCAAACCTCGGTTAAAGTAGGTTAAGGTTTGTTTACTCCATTCTTACACATTCAATTTAAGTCTCATTTTTCCCACAACTAAACAGAGGGTCAATATTTAATAGACTACTCTCATCGAGATCACAGAATCAAGTGaactaaataaataaagaagCATAACGTACGCATCAATTCATATTACTTGTAAACTTAAAACATGTCAAGGGATCACAAAGTTGAGATTGCCGCACCTGGTCGGCCAACTTGTCGACCTCGAGAGAAACATCAGAGATGGCCTGGTGGACGCTCTGGATCCTTGCATTCCTCCACATCTCCACGCGTCTCCTCTCAAGGCTCGTCGGGTCCTGGATCAGCACCACCTTAGACCGGTCTTTCACTCCGCAAAGATCCAAAAACTCGCCGtctcctctctccttccctctgtaCATCAGCCTCTGCTCCCCCGGCTGCAACCCCGTCTCCGCCGTCAGAAGCTTCTTCAACTCCCCTGCAGTCCAAACCACACCACATCAAACACCAGGACCCAAGCATTCCGGTCATCGACCGGACGGTGATCGGATCACGTTAAATCAAACGCCCAAATTAACCGTTGGCGTCACGGTCAACCGTTGTCGGTGGAGGGTACGAATTTTCAAAAGATCTACTAAATTCCAGCGAGGGGGTTATAATAACTAATAAATATCCAGCGAATGTTAGTGTCGGGAAGGGCATTTTGGTAATAAAAGTAAATATACGGTCAAATTTACCTCATTATATATTTATTGCTAAAATAAATGTGACGCTAGGCACGACACTCGCAGTCCAGCTGTGTGGCATTTACATATTAAATTTCGAGATTTGTCCATTTACCGAGTATAAGAAAATGGATTTAAAGGAAACAAAGGGGGGAAAATTTCTCCAAAGAGGAAAAATAATTCTCAAGAAGCTGGGAACCAGCAGCCCTGCCAAGAAATCCGGTAATTTATTTCCCAGGGTTGAGCCGTACGTCGGCGAGAACTGTGGGGTTCTTACCGAACGTGGCGAGGCAGCTGACGGAGACCTCGTACCTGACGGCGCCGTGCGAGATCCGCACTCGCACGACCGGCGCCGCCGCCGCCCCGAGATCCGCCTGCCGCTTCTGGACCAGCATCCCCCCGGGCCTCATCTCCCACTCCATCTCACCACCCTCCGCCTCCTCCCCCTGGGCCGCCGATGATCCCCCGTCCGACACCGTTCTCCACATCATCGGCCGCCGGAAACCCCCcaactctctctcttttctctctctctctctcacaaaaaAGAAACAGCCGGTGGTTTCTTTTCTGCCAACGGTTTTAGAAGCGATCGGATGGTCTTATACGGGCGGAGTTCAGAAGGCGCGGGATCTGGTGGGCCTAATTAGGAACGGGGCCAACGATATCTCGACACGTGGCGGTCCTCACGGTCCTCGCCTCACAGCTTAGCCCGGGGTACCGACAGCCAGCGAGACCCAAAAAATGATTTGCTGCGGTTTCGACCCACTTGATCTCCACGTGGTGCTCTCCTATTCGCCGGCACCCTGCTCAGGACCCTCTTGTTTATATTATGGCCCTGATGTCCACCGCTTTTTTACCTCCAAAGCGAACACGCCTTTGTAGGACTCATATGTTGTTGAGAGGGTGTACAGTTGGGTCTCCTTCAAGGATTTATTTTGTGAGGATTTTTCCATTAATAATAGGTTTGTATCTTAATAATGCCTGTACAGCACATAAAAAGCATAAAATCGAACCAATGCGCTTCAAAAGACGGGCTGATATGAAACTACGTCAACTTCTGGTATCACATCAGGCAGCTGGCCCAAATTATGATAATACTTTCGCTTTATAACCGTCTGATTACGTTTGGAGCATCAAAATGGCGATGAGATCATCTTCCGCTGGCGCTATCCAACTGCACCCGTCTCCAAGTGCCACGAGTCTCTCCTCAAGGATCACCGGTTTCTGCTTACTTTGGAGGCACATTTGTGGCCGTGTGATGCGGCGATAGCTAAACGTGCCAAGGGTTGGATCAGGAAGCACCCACTGGGTGATTGATCACAAGGACACCGTAGGGAGAACAAGTTACAAGCGGTGGATTCCTTGCCTGGAATGGCTGTACCCAATGGTTGGACCTGGGTCCTACCAACTGCTGGCCAAATCCAGTCTTCGAGGGCACATTTTGGTATTCATTATTCCTTGGGCTGCTTTGATGCTTTATGACGCTCTTTGGGGGTAGGCATGAACATAACAGGACATTCAACTCTGGATACTTCTCAAATGGGCTTGGTCGAGATAAATTAGCTGAGCTCCAC contains these protein-coding regions:
- the LOC105035350 gene encoding BAG family molecular chaperone regulator 1; translated protein: MMWRTVSDGGSSAAQGEEAEGGEMEWEMRPGGMLVQKRQADLGAAAAPVVRVRISHGAVRYEVSVSCLATFGELKKLLTAETGLQPGEQRLMYRGKERGDGEFLDLCGVKDRSKVVLIQDPTSLERRRVEMWRNARIQSVHQAISDVSLEVDKLADQVTTIEKSISNGNKVAEVQITTLIELLMRQAVKLDSIPTEGDASSQKNLLAKRVQKCVETLDVLEISNAKLKPVVVTTMWETFDPPTKTPWEFFD